Sequence from the Ooceraea biroi isolate clonal line C1 chromosome 2, Obir_v5.4, whole genome shotgun sequence genome:
CAACGCGGAGATTAATCGAAACGGTTTCGATTCATCGAGAGTACAAGAGTCCCTGGAAAATCATAGCTTGCCATGCTACTGTCCACTCTCTTGCCTTTTTTGCAGATTACGCTTCTCGTTTTCCATGCTTCTTGCAACGTGTCGGTTTTCTGACACAATCGAGGGAATTCAAGCGAATTCGAGAGAAAAAACACGAAAAAATGTGATCATgaaagttatattattaataaagataccTGAAGAACTGTTTAGGAATACAGCAGAACGATATgctcatataatataattcgataaaaaaataacgcgtatttagatatattacgccaagtaatattaatcttataataattgtaaatagaCATAATGATTTTTGGTGCATTTATATctcaaatattttgcatatatttatagttagcaaatttcatttataatcgACCGTATAATGAATGAGTAAACGGGAACTCATGCGATGCAGATGCCGTTAGTATCGCTATCATATTACGGAGTTTCGTAATAcagttcataaataaaataagcaatcgataaaattatttatattatgtacCGTCTTGTCATAGACAATAGATGACTCACCGCTCAAACAGAATTGTTCAGAATGTTAAACTTTGTTTTGCATTATATTGTACTATCAAATGAGGCGTACGTGTACTCGTTACGGAAATGTATAAGCTTTATTAACGCAAAACCTTATCGTATATaagttatatgttatatataacatataacttatatatataacatatatatatataacatataatatatatatatatataacatatatatatatataacatataacttATATACGATAAGGTTTTGCGTTAATAAAGCTTAtaacttatatacatatatatgtatatacgttaCAGAGAAACAATGttgcacaattttatttaaaaattacttatttatagtcatttaaaaataactgctgtatcttctttatttcgtacaatattttttaatgaggCCTTCAGCATATGTACTTGTCATATGTATAGCAAACAtgtttaattttgaataataacgAAGTGGAAAAAGCCGACTATCCTATTCGTCCACTTTGTCATAAATTCCATTGAATACACCTATATAAGCAGCGTGTAGCTTGAATGCAAGTTAAAGTCACATAACACAAGCAAATGCGGCGAACGAACCTTCGTTCATTTAAGATTTCCGTGGAAAACGTGAGGGTTTATTATCCAGTGTGAAAAAATGGCTcgtaagatatatttatcgtGTCTGCTCGTCATTGCCTGCATTTTAATGCACGAGACGATGGCGCAACAGACTGGTGACAATTTGGGTGAGAATTTCAGATGCATTTTCTGCTTAAgtgttatattacaatttctcAAAGCAGTCATAAATAAGCACCGTGATATTTTTGCTAAAtagttgaaaatatattataaaacacgCAAATcgtagattttaaaagaaaaattctactattttaatatgattttgcgatatacaattttatacattatttcaaAAGAACTGACATTAACATCTTTACAATATCTTCTCTCATTTAATACCATGAAGATTTTTATGGTATTTCAAAAACAATCTCATTATTTTGTTACGTTTTAATAACAAGTcatttctaaatataaaaaaattcttaatgtatgttaatataatatgtgtgcattttgttaaaaagtattgtgtaaatatttcttatctttGTCGTATTTTAACTTTAAGCAAGCAACTAGAAGATTTTAATACAACGTACAGAATTCTTTCGTACAGAAAATTCATTAAACACaatgataatatattctacaatttaattaagtaaaaatcgcaaaatatcttttacacGATGTgcaatatataacaatatcaaTTTGATGTATGTTTCAGCGTGTACTGACCCCATACTACCTGGAATAATAACAGATGTGTGTACTACGGTCTCAACTCATTACGGATATAATTCACAACTCCATCTTTGTCTACCATTCCAATACACGGGTTGCACAATTGAGAACATAGTTTCCGAAAACGATTTCAACACTATAGAAGATTGCGAAAACACATGCATCACAACTTCGGACACTCCAAACACAAACGCGCCAAATAAATAATCCTATTAAACAGGATCGTataattgtttgaaaaatagcgattacatttaaatatgcaaCGTGTAAATCGTACTGTTAATAAACCTTTCTTGTCTTGTATGTACAATTTAGAAAATGTGTAAACACAATTTATCTAAATCTAGAAattcgatataatatttttagttatGAATAAACAACAATTGCAGAAGGAAAAAACCAGtgttacagttttatataattgtgcTATGTGCGACATCCTGTCAAGCTTAATTTAATCGGATTTATGCATACTGCATCCTGCATTTTTGTGTGATAATGACGTAATAGCGATATTCATTATTCTTCTCCTCCTCAGTCCTACCCTTGACAGAGCGTGGtgacttctctttttttttatgtatgtgTTGCGCACACAGattatgcacatatatacgGGACCTACATATACATACGGGATAAACTTGTAAATAATTCGCGCGTGTACACAAAACACGAAAAATACATCCACATCTGTATTAGATAGTTATCTAATACAGATCCCCCGTCACGGTTTcacccgcgatatttatgtgtagaattaaataaaaacacattttatccCTTCttacccgttaggggtggaatttcggaaaaccctcccttagtgagcacctacgtgatagtaggaatatacccttaaaatttcaagtcgataggtgcagtagTTCGGGCtacacgttgatgagtcagtgagtgagtggtatttggcttatatatatatatatatagatttatatatatatatatatatagattttttaaacaacttaaggaagaagagggagaaattaatatatatatatatatatatatatatgtatgtatatatatatatatatatagattaagtaaatatagattaagttgtttaaaaaatctatGTAACCTTCATTCGATATTTTCATTCGATTCATTCGATCATCGATATTTTGAACATGCTAAATCGAAGTTAAAAACAAACGTATCATACATTGTGGGCCttgttacataaataatgtttttattatacaaaattttataaaatgcgcataaatttacattaaaaatgtaaagaaagatGACTCCACAATTTGCCagtatataacatatacatGTTCACCATAAACTTGTAATTCCACCAGATTATTTTCCAAAAGTTATTGAGAGGAAATCATGTATAGAGAAGCggattatcattattttgtgataatttactattatttcttaaatagcTTACATAATTAGCTATTACTTCCTCaacaattttgtaataattaataaatttattaataacatgcAACGTCATTTATTAATGTCAATTACTTCTCGATATTTGAAAgattaaacataataatatttaacataaagagacaaatattttaattatatgtaacatatctcgtatttatatttaattatattttaacatatctCGTGTAAATATTCTTCTATATGAATATACTTTTTTTGCTTTATCGCGATACCTATATTGGAAATAAAACACTTGGAAGGACTACTCGCCGTCCTTCTTCCCAAGTTTAATCTCATAACTATTGCAGGGAAATGGAATCTGAGTTTGCGGTCACTTTGCGCGTTTCAGAAAGTTCCGGGAGAGATTCGCCTGGCTAAAAGACGCGAACTCAGATTAGCAAGTTCGACGAGTTTGCTTACAGCATAGCCTAACGCGACGTAACATCTACATTGCATTTACGTCCCTTACGGGATGTGAACTTGATCCTGCGGAAATATGACCCGGATCCGCCACTAATGCCCAAGTCAGACCGATACCTTGCCAATGCCTCTTCAACTTGTCCATACAGATATTCGTTTCCccgagctctctctctctctctctctccctcttcctctctctcgaaGATGATTTATGCCCGCGCGTCATTTCCCTTTGACGGATCACCGCGAAACTTACGTTCACGTACGTAATCagatacgaaaaaaaaaatgacTCGTGCTGTAAAAGGATTTTCTGCATAATGAGAGTGGTGAGGGAGCGAGCCTGCACTCCATCGCGGACTGCGATTTCATTATAACGTGATAATGGATTTGTAATTAATGATCCGTCGATCAGCGTGCACTCGCAACGCCGGACTTATCCGCGCGTTCGGATAAAAATCTCGATTTTAATCTCATGCGAGGGGCGTGTGAATGTGAGATTATCCGCCGGATTGATGGCATCTCTCCCGTTCTACGAAGCGATCAGTCTCGCATAACTGATAAAGGGTTCCGAGaacatcatttttaattttatactcTAAGAAGGATCATCGGTCTATGAGAACAGTTGTCTATTGTACCGAAATATAACTGGTAAACTTCTGAAGTCTCTATTTGTAGCAATCTATTTCAAGAAAAGTCGTAAAGGACGCTAATATGCATCGAACGCATCTGCTACATAATTTCGACGTTAATTACGATTGCGTTGAGATTCTTCGAAATTCACCGCATTACTGGTCGACCGTTAATACGTTTTGGCTGTGGCGGCGTCATAAATTCGCTCGAAAAATTATGCACCGCGTGCGACGAAAACAATGCAGGTACAATTTACAGCAGTGGTGTGACAGAATTCTTTCCCAGTGCGGAGTTTTTGGGTTGAAACAATCCCATTGTCCACCGCGTGTAGCTAAACGATTTACGACAAacgaaaaatttacaaatacgACATCgcgatatatttgatataatgaccgcgataataatttttgcattacGTGATCCACGTAATgtaaacaaaaagagaaagaagatctAATTCGACTTGAACTGATCGATGCGTCGTGTAATGTCCGAGCTTTCTCTGCCATTTCAGCGAGAATCAAGACAGCTATCGCTAAAGCTGACTTTTCTAGCCGCGTAAATGGCCCGGATGCCAGTCCAGACGACTCCGTCCCGAGCAAAACGCGGATGAAATCAGCTGGTAACATCGTGTCCGCATGAGTGGACAAGCAATAGACGACATCGTGTGCAACCCAGTACGAGCAACAAGGAATTTCATTCAGCCCGCTTTTTGATGTCGTCGGATAAACGCTCGCGAATGTTCGTTCCGTAAACTTTTCACCTTCACGTTGCTGCCgcatttttgatatttcgacTGCTCTGAAAACAGCGGCGACGAGAAAATTGTAACAAGCGTGCGAAAATTATCTATGCTATTTTGCGCTTGCAGgcaaatgtatttgaaatgtcgccgtatttatttatttatttattgttacgttaaattatttaaagtatcTCTCGCGGAGTTTTCCGCGTGAACTTTTACCTTTCGCCGAGTTTCGCGGCGCCGACAAACGAAAATAGAGGAACCCACTGACACTTGTCTGATCGATGACGTTTATGGATCGGAGAGATATCAGTTGAAGTTCTATAAACATAAATCTCAATGCGGGATTGTATGTGCATATTTTCTGCGCCATCATCGCGGTGGATCCGCTAAAGTAAAATGGAAAGGAGCGAACCGTATACTTTAAATCATCGATATTTATAGCCGAACGGATGGTTTTCATAAGGTCCCCGTGTTGCAGGATCTGGGGTTCGCCGGGATACGGACGACCTTCCCATAAGCAACGAAACGtaactttctttttatctcttttccaTATCCAGTCCggaattgtaatataaattctgtCACGCTGCGTTACGTAAAATTCGTCGAACCAACACACATTGGCGTCGATTCAATCCGGATTAACTTAAAACTAACTCACCATATTCTTCttcatataattttgtctcattaatttctaaaaaatgaTTCGGTGGAATTACAAACTGATTGTGAAATTTATCATGTAACGTACATTTCatgacaataaaataattgtataataatgattttttcaCGTTTGACGATTACTCGATGAAGGAAGTACCACAGCGGCAAGAATTCACGCTTGAACTCGCGCTTGCGAGAAAAATGACGAAACAAACGCCGTAGCCGCCTTGTGCATCTCGCAGGACATTATTGCGTTGAAAAATCCATGAATGCAGAATCAAACGGAGCGATATGCGCGCATATTCCCGGGATGAACCGCGCTGATGATGCGGCCGGGCGTCGTGAGACGAGCAAGCAGGGTGAAATCAACAATATTTGTTGC
This genomic interval carries:
- the LOC105279137 gene encoding kunitz-type serine protease inhibitor 6, with the translated sequence MARKIYLSCLLVIACILMHETMAQQTGDNLACTDPILPGIITDVCTTVSTHYGYNSQLHLCLPFQYTGCTIENIVSENDFNTIEDCENTCITTSDTPNTNAPNK